One part of the Corynebacterium sp. CNCTC7651 genome encodes these proteins:
- a CDS encoding amino acid permease, which yields MSSPTASTTTAGTAPRRATTPRRGLTHRHIHFIALGSAIGTGLFYGSAGAIQAAGPSVLLVYLLGGAVVYFMLRALGEMSVRHPVRGSFAVYCREHLGGLGGYITGWMFAFEMMIVCLADLTAIGIYMKFWFPETASWVWITVTLLIIGAANLASVRWFGELEFAFTLIKVAAVVAMIIGGAAILAFNLGDPGTHTGIDNLWNDGGFFPNGPQGMIAAFILVLFAFGGTEIIGVAGTEADDPDRAIPKAVNTVPARILIFYVLAILIILILNPWRTITGEESPFVQIFTTLGVNWAAGLLNVVVITAALSAINADLFGTGRVLTGLAKEGLAPRAMAKTIRDIPVMTTVSLLIVLIVGVALNAAFPNVFETIAALATFATVFVWLMILLAHLASRRHMTPQQVQNLRFPVPFWPYGQYFAVAFILFTFGIMAWLPQYHLALAVGVGFTILMTALYFLTGRPKAMAQAPAVHERK from the coding sequence ATGTCATCCCCCACTGCCAGCACCACCACCGCTGGAACCGCACCACGCAGAGCAACAACGCCGCGGAGGGGGTTGACGCACCGCCACATCCACTTCATCGCCCTCGGCTCCGCCATCGGCACCGGCCTGTTCTACGGTTCCGCCGGCGCAATCCAGGCGGCTGGCCCCTCGGTCTTGCTGGTGTACCTGCTCGGCGGCGCGGTGGTGTACTTCATGCTCCGCGCTCTGGGTGAGATGAGCGTGCGCCACCCCGTCCGCGGGTCCTTCGCCGTGTACTGTCGCGAGCACCTCGGCGGCCTGGGCGGCTACATCACGGGCTGGATGTTCGCGTTCGAGATGATGATTGTCTGTTTGGCGGACCTCACCGCCATCGGCATCTACATGAAGTTCTGGTTCCCCGAAACGGCGAGCTGGGTGTGGATCACGGTCACGCTGCTCATCATCGGCGCCGCCAACTTGGCCAGCGTGCGCTGGTTCGGCGAGCTGGAGTTCGCGTTCACCTTGATCAAGGTCGCGGCTGTGGTGGCCATGATCATCGGCGGCGCGGCCATCCTCGCGTTCAACCTGGGCGATCCGGGCACCCACACCGGCATTGACAACCTGTGGAACGACGGCGGTTTCTTCCCCAACGGCCCCCAGGGCATGATCGCCGCGTTCATCCTCGTGCTCTTCGCGTTCGGCGGCACGGAAATCATCGGTGTCGCCGGCACAGAGGCGGACGACCCGGACCGCGCCATCCCCAAAGCCGTGAACACCGTCCCGGCGCGCATCCTCATCTTCTACGTGCTGGCAATCCTGATCATTCTCATCCTCAACCCGTGGCGCACCATCACCGGTGAGGAATCCCCCTTCGTCCAAATCTTCACCACCCTGGGCGTGAACTGGGCGGCGGGCTTGCTCAACGTCGTCGTCATCACCGCGGCGCTCTCCGCCATCAACGCCGATCTCTTCGGCACCGGCCGCGTCCTCACCGGCCTGGCCAAGGAAGGCCTCGCCCCGCGCGCCATGGCCAAGACCATCCGGGACATCCCCGTCATGACAACGGTGTCCCTGCTCATCGTCCTCATCGTCGGCGTGGCCCTCAACGCCGCGTTCCCCAACGTGTTCGAGACCATCGCGGCGCTGGCAACCTTCGCCACCGTCTTCGTCTGGCTCATGATCCTGCTGGCGCACCTTGCTTCCAGGCGCCACATGACACCCCAGCAGGTGCAGAACCTGCGGTTCCCGGTCCCCTTCTGGCCCTACGGCCAGTACTTCGCCGTCGCGTTCATCCTGTTCACGTTCGGCATCATGGCGTGGCTGCCGCAGTACCACCTGGCCCTCGCGGTGGGGGTGGGCTTCACCATCCTGATGACCGCGCTGTACTTCCTCACCGGCCGCCCGAAGGCCATGGCGCAAGCCCCGGCTGTGCACGAACGGAAATAA
- a CDS encoding DEAD/DEAH box helicase, with protein sequence MTISENATGGEFEPDMNTSENQDNPQDVAAAEAAAEDTRDAGVSEETGAAEEFAATAETEENTILSLADVVGATEDTPAEDPAEMPAEEPAEEPEPAAPEAEAPEAEAGELAEADVEKQEPEEEGNGFDNLGLPERVLEAVKRVGFEQPSPIQAQTIPLLMEGRDVVGLAQTGTGKTAAFALPVLSQIDPSKRYPQALVLAPTRELALQVSDSFQSFADNLGGIHILPIYGGQAYGIQLSGLRRGAQVIVGTPGRVIDHLEKGSLDISSLRFLVLDEADEMLNMGFQEDVERILEDTPDEKQVALFSATMPGAIRRISKQYLNDPVEVTVKSETRTNTNITQRYLYTAHRNKLDAITRILEVTEFEAMIVFVRTKQETEEIAEKLRARGFSAAAINGDIAQAQRERTVDQLRDGRLDILVATDVAARGLDVERISHVLNYDIPNDTESYVHRIGRTGRAGRTGEAILFVTPRERRMLRSIERVTNATIEEMELPTVDEVNESRKAKFMDSITESLEASDLQVFKAMVREYSSANNVPMDDIAAALATQAQAGDEFLMKEPPKDKRDRRDRERFDREDRRDRERGDRRGRFDDRGDRGDRGGRGRFEHNDENFDTYRLDVGKRQHVRPGAIVGALANEGGLNSKDFGRITIGSDFTLVELPKNLDQSVLDRLEDTRISGQLINIQRDHGAPSGGRGGRDRDFDRGGRGGYRGGRDRDFDRGDRGDRGGRGGYRGDRDRDFDRGDRGDRGGYRGGRDRDRDFDRGGRGGRDDRGGRGGWNRDRDDRGGRDDRGGRGDRGDRGGYRGGRDRDRY encoded by the coding sequence ATGACTATTTCCGAGAACGCCACCGGCGGCGAATTTGAGCCGGACATGAATACGTCGGAAAATCAGGACAACCCGCAGGATGTCGCAGCCGCTGAGGCTGCAGCTGAGGACACCAGGGATGCGGGGGTTTCTGAGGAGACCGGCGCTGCGGAGGAATTCGCGGCCACTGCCGAAACTGAAGAGAACACGATTTTGAGCCTCGCCGACGTGGTCGGCGCGACTGAAGATACGCCGGCGGAAGATCCGGCTGAGATGCCTGCCGAGGAGCCGGCCGAGGAGCCGGAACCTGCCGCGCCTGAAGCAGAAGCACCGGAGGCTGAAGCTGGGGAGCTGGCGGAAGCGGACGTCGAAAAGCAAGAGCCCGAAGAAGAGGGCAACGGCTTTGACAACCTCGGCCTGCCGGAGCGCGTGCTGGAGGCTGTGAAACGGGTTGGCTTTGAGCAGCCGTCGCCGATTCAGGCGCAGACGATCCCCCTGCTGATGGAGGGCCGCGACGTGGTCGGCCTCGCGCAGACGGGTACGGGTAAGACCGCGGCGTTTGCGCTGCCGGTGCTGAGCCAGATCGATCCGTCCAAGCGCTACCCGCAGGCGCTGGTGCTGGCGCCGACACGTGAGCTGGCGCTGCAGGTGTCTGACTCCTTCCAATCCTTCGCCGACAACCTGGGCGGCATCCACATCCTGCCGATCTACGGCGGCCAGGCGTACGGCATCCAGCTGTCCGGCCTGCGCCGCGGTGCGCAGGTGATTGTGGGTACCCCGGGCCGCGTGATCGACCACCTGGAGAAGGGTTCGCTGGACATCTCCAGCCTGCGCTTCCTGGTGCTGGACGAGGCGGACGAGATGCTGAACATGGGCTTCCAGGAGGATGTGGAGCGCATCCTGGAAGATACGCCGGATGAGAAGCAGGTTGCCCTGTTCTCCGCGACCATGCCGGGCGCGATCCGCCGCATTTCCAAGCAGTACCTCAACGATCCGGTTGAGGTGACGGTGAAGAGCGAGACCCGCACCAACACCAACATCACCCAGCGCTACCTGTACACCGCGCACCGCAACAAGCTGGACGCCATCACCCGCATCCTCGAGGTGACGGAGTTTGAGGCGATGATCGTGTTCGTGCGCACCAAGCAGGAGACCGAGGAAATTGCGGAGAAGCTCCGCGCCCGCGGGTTCTCCGCCGCCGCCATCAATGGCGACATTGCTCAGGCGCAGCGTGAGCGCACAGTGGACCAGCTTCGGGACGGCCGCTTGGACATCCTGGTTGCTACCGACGTTGCCGCCCGCGGTTTGGACGTGGAGCGCATCAGCCACGTGCTGAACTACGACATCCCGAACGACACGGAAAGCTACGTGCACCGCATCGGCCGCACTGGCCGCGCGGGCCGCACCGGCGAGGCCATCCTGTTTGTCACCCCGCGCGAGCGCCGCATGCTTCGCTCCATCGAGCGCGTGACCAACGCGACCATCGAGGAGATGGAGCTGCCGACTGTCGACGAAGTGAACGAGAGCCGCAAGGCCAAGTTCATGGACTCCATCACCGAGTCCCTCGAGGCCAGCGACCTGCAGGTGTTCAAGGCCATGGTGCGCGAGTACTCCTCCGCCAACAACGTGCCGATGGACGACATCGCCGCCGCGCTGGCCACCCAGGCCCAGGCCGGCGACGAGTTCCTGATGAAGGAGCCGCCGAAGGACAAGCGCGACCGCCGCGACCGTGAGCGCTTTGACCGCGAGGACCGCCGCGACCGCGAGCGTGGGGACCGCCGCGGGCGTTTCGACGATCGCGGGGACCGTGGTGATCGCGGCGGCCGCGGCCGCTTCGAGCACAACGACGAGAACTTTGACACCTACCGCCTGGACGTTGGCAAGCGCCAGCACGTGCGCCCGGGTGCCATCGTTGGCGCGCTGGCTAACGAGGGCGGCCTGAACTCCAAGGACTTCGGCCGCATCACCATCGGCAGCGACTTCACCCTAGTGGAGCTGCCGAAGAACCTGGACCAGTCCGTGCTGGACCGCCTGGAGGACACCCGCATCTCCGGCCAGCTGATCAACATTCAGCGCGACCACGGTGCGCCGTCCGGCGGCCGCGGTGGCCGTGACCGCGACTTCGACCGCGGTGGCCGCGGTGGTTACCGTGGTGGCCGCGACCGCGATTTTGATCGCGGCGACCGTGGGGATCGCGGTGGCCGTGGCGGTTACCGCGGGGACCGTGACCGGGATTTTGATCGCGGCGACCGTGGCGATCGAGGTGGTTACCGTGGCGGGCGTGACCGCGACCGTGATTTCGACCGAGGTGGACGTGGCGGCCGGGACGACCGCGGCGGCCGTGGTGGCTGGAACCGCGACCGCGATGATCGTGGCGGCCGGGACGACCGCGGTGGCCGCGGAGATCGCGGCGATCGTGGTGGGTACCGTGGCGGCAGGGACCGGGACCGCTACTAG
- a CDS encoding DUF2269 domain-containing protein: protein MITFFTFIHVAAAIILLGPVMVATSMFPAEAVRARQGGEESTGRASVLHRITKTYGLISVLVPLLGGVILAVDWPSYKSNYWLHTAIILSVIAWALLFFMVIPQQRKIMGSLGALDPADADPSDVAGNFEKAKATAAAGAGIFNLLWFLVLILMFLPSPA from the coding sequence ATGATCACATTTTTCACCTTCATTCACGTCGCCGCGGCGATCATACTCCTCGGCCCCGTGATGGTGGCCACCTCCATGTTCCCGGCTGAGGCAGTGCGCGCTCGCCAAGGCGGCGAGGAGTCCACCGGCCGCGCATCTGTCCTCCACCGCATCACCAAAACCTACGGTCTGATCTCCGTGCTCGTGCCACTGCTCGGTGGCGTGATCCTGGCGGTCGACTGGCCAAGCTACAAGTCCAACTACTGGCTGCACACCGCAATCATCCTTTCCGTGATCGCTTGGGCCCTGCTGTTCTTCATGGTCATCCCGCAGCAGCGCAAGATCATGGGTTCCCTTGGCGCGCTTGACCCGGCGGACGCAGACCCGTCCGACGTTGCAGGCAACTTTGAGAAGGCGAAGGCCACCGCAGCAGCCGGCGCAGGCATCTTCAACCTGCTCTGGTTCCTGGTGCTCATCCTCATGTTCCTGCCGTCCCCGGCCTAA
- a CDS encoding trypsin-like serine protease, protein MKRSRALVAALGTAAILANPLQAIAAVPTVPTQGDALFLDSGLTCTIGYNDAAKGVSYTAAHCGRDGARVSLVDRSVPGATYGVNLSQPMGTLRHSKNFDGMWSNDIATIEWDPGVKLGGNPYSGDTVLKVSSMTRGDKVCYHGETSHTGTKNTSCGTFFAATDEHFTVRSTAASRAGDSGGPIFVEGKGLVGIVSRGPDELGKAGWVQIGPVRIPAKDYMWATTLNDSKKLTQAQIEAAIKGAAGVDEAGLVDGLVDGVKTKLGFEGSSSSSNGETVGGTGKSVGQIVAIIFTVVLPILGLLSQVSKFIRL, encoded by the coding sequence ATGAAGCGTTCCCGCGCGCTCGTTGCCGCTCTCGGCACCGCAGCTATCCTGGCTAACCCGCTGCAGGCCATCGCTGCAGTTCCCACCGTTCCTACCCAGGGTGATGCCCTCTTCCTTGATAGTGGTCTGACCTGCACCATTGGATACAACGACGCCGCGAAGGGTGTGAGCTACACGGCTGCACACTGCGGTAGGGACGGTGCACGCGTGAGCCTGGTCGACCGCAGCGTCCCGGGCGCCACCTACGGAGTCAACCTGTCCCAGCCGATGGGTACGCTGCGCCACTCCAAGAACTTCGACGGTATGTGGTCCAACGACATCGCGACGATCGAGTGGGATCCGGGCGTGAAGCTGGGCGGCAACCCGTACTCCGGCGACACCGTGCTCAAAGTTTCCAGTATGACGCGCGGGGACAAGGTCTGCTACCACGGCGAGACCTCTCACACGGGTACCAAGAACACCAGCTGCGGCACCTTCTTCGCCGCAACTGATGAGCACTTCACTGTGCGAAGCACCGCTGCCTCGCGCGCGGGCGACTCCGGCGGCCCGATCTTTGTGGAGGGCAAGGGCCTAGTGGGCATTGTCTCCCGCGGCCCGGATGAGCTGGGCAAGGCCGGTTGGGTCCAGATCGGCCCGGTTCGCATTCCCGCCAAGGACTACATGTGGGCCACCACGCTGAATGACAGCAAGAAGCTCACCCAGGCGCAGATCGAAGCTGCCATCAAGGGCGCCGCGGGTGTGGACGAGGCGGGTCTGGTTGACGGCCTGGTCGATGGCGTGAAGACGAAGCTGGGCTTCGAAGGCTCCTCCAGCTCCTCGAACGGCGAGACCGTCGGCGGCACCGGTAAGTCGGTGGGACAGATTGTCGCCATTATTTTCACTGTGGTGCTGCCGATCCTGGGCCTGCTGAGCCAGGTTTCCAAGTTCATCCGCCTCTAG